One part of the Quercus lobata isolate SW786 chromosome 7, ValleyOak3.0 Primary Assembly, whole genome shotgun sequence genome encodes these proteins:
- the LOC115953995 gene encoding PAN domain-containing protein At5g03700 isoform X2 yields the protein MKLYSFNFLILLLTYGNCNSDIHIGYQVTLAVPVVYSMGFIGRALLMETSQIEPNFKAALSVEAVNGKYSCSLEVFLGDVKVWNSGHYSRFYTWDECVLELTNDGDLRLKGPKDRVGWRTGTSGQRVEILSTGNLVLVDNMDRIKWQSFNFPTDVMLWGQRLNVATRLTSFPSNSSSFYSLEIQHNRIALYLHSGEWNYSYWEFKPSMNRNITFIKLGSKGLDLFSDKYKKIAQITSQENQLLRFLALGNATGNLGLYFYSPEERKFEASYQALNTTCDLPLACKPYGICTFSNACSCIGLLTNAKSPNCSGAISGGFCNISQVEMVELGGVSSVLQGVPKMVNVSKEDCEKLCLDDCTCAAALYYLQECYLYGLVMGAKQVIRGAGFTYMVKVPKGTHGSHGKSNVKKWVLVMVGVVDGLIIVLILGGFGYCFVQKRRKNLLNTDRN from the exons ATGAAGCTCTATTCCTTcaattttctcattcttttgttAACTTATGGCAATTGCAACTCAGACATTCACATTGGTTACCAGGTCACACTTGCTGTACCTGTGGTATATAGTATGGGATTCATTGGGAGGGCTCTTCTAATGGAGACTAGTCAAATCGAGCCCAATTTTAAAGCTGCATTAAGTGTTGAGGCAGTTAATGGAAAATACTCATGCTCCCTTGAAGTTTTCCTAGGAGATGTGAAGGTCTGGAATTCTGGCCATTACTCAAGGTTTTACACTTGGGATGAGTGTGTGCTTGAGCTGACTAATGATGGAGATTTAAGACTAAAGGGTCCGAAAGATCGCGTGGGATGGCGAACTGGGACTTCTGGACAAAGGGTGGAG ATACTGAGCACAGGAAATCTGGTTCTAGTTGACAACATGGACAGAATAAAGTGGCAAAGTTTCAATTTTCCAACAGATGTAATGCTCTGGGGCCAGAGACTCAATGTGGCAACTCGCTTGACTTCATTTCCAAGCAACTCAAGTTCATTCTACTCCTTAGAGATCCAACACAACAGGATTGCTTTGTACCTGCATTCTGGTGAGTGGAACTATTCCTACTGGGAGTTTAAGCCTTCCATGAACAGGAACATCACATTTATCAAGTTGGGTTCAAAAGGCTTAGATTTATTTagtgataaatataaaaaaatcgcGCAGATCACATCACAAGAAAATCAACTTCTAAGATTTTTAGCGCTGGGAAACGCGACAGGAAATTTGGGGCTATATTTTTATTCAccagaagagagaaaatttgagGCCTCTTATCAGGCACTCAATACCACATGTGATCTTCCTCTGGCTTGTAAACCTTATGGCATTTGTACATTCTCCAATGCTTGTTCATGCATTGGGCTTTTAACAAATGCAAAAAGTCCCAATTGCAGTGGGGCAATTTCTGGAGGGTTCTGTAACATTAGTCAGGTGGAGATGGTTGAATTAGGGGGTGTTAGTAGTGTGCTGCAGGGTGTTCCTAAAATGGTTAATGTTAGCAAAGAAGATTGTGAAAAGTTGTGTTTAGATGATTGTACATGTGCAGCTGCATTATATTACCtacaagaatgctatctttatgGGCTAGTTATGGGAGCTAAACAGGTTATAAGGGGAGCTGGATTTACTTATATGGTTAAGGTTCCAAAGGGAACTCATGGCAGTCATGGTAAGTCTAATGTCAAGAAATGGGTTTTGGTCATGGTAGGAGTGGTTGATGGATTGATTATTGTACTTATTTTGGGAGGCTTTGGTTACTGCTTCgtacaaaaaagaaggaaaaacttGCTGAATACTGATAGAAATTAG
- the LOC115953995 gene encoding G-type lectin S-receptor-like serine/threonine-protein kinase SD2-5 isoform X1 — MKLYSFNFLILLLTYGNCNSDIHIGYQVTLAVPVVYSMGFIGRALLMETSQIEPNFKAALSVEAVNGKYSCSLEVFLGDVKVWNSGHYSRFYTWDECVLELTNDGDLRLKGPKDRVGWRTGTSGQRVERLQILSTGNLVLVDNMDRIKWQSFNFPTDVMLWGQRLNVATRLTSFPSNSSSFYSLEIQHNRIALYLHSGEWNYSYWEFKPSMNRNITFIKLGSKGLDLFSDKYKKIAQITSQENQLLRFLALGNATGNLGLYFYSPEERKFEASYQALNTTCDLPLACKPYGICTFSNACSCIGLLTNAKSPNCSGAISGGFCNISQVEMVELGGVSSVLQGVPKMVNVSKEDCEKLCLDDCTCAAALYYLQECYLYGLVMGAKQVIRGAGFTYMVKVPKGTHGSHGKSNVKKWVLVMVGVVDGLIIVLILGGFGYCFVQKRRKNLLNTDRN; from the exons ATGAAGCTCTATTCCTTcaattttctcattcttttgttAACTTATGGCAATTGCAACTCAGACATTCACATTGGTTACCAGGTCACACTTGCTGTACCTGTGGTATATAGTATGGGATTCATTGGGAGGGCTCTTCTAATGGAGACTAGTCAAATCGAGCCCAATTTTAAAGCTGCATTAAGTGTTGAGGCAGTTAATGGAAAATACTCATGCTCCCTTGAAGTTTTCCTAGGAGATGTGAAGGTCTGGAATTCTGGCCATTACTCAAGGTTTTACACTTGGGATGAGTGTGTGCTTGAGCTGACTAATGATGGAGATTTAAGACTAAAGGGTCCGAAAGATCGCGTGGGATGGCGAACTGGGACTTCTGGACAAAGGGTGGAG AGATTGCAGATACTGAGCACAGGAAATCTGGTTCTAGTTGACAACATGGACAGAATAAAGTGGCAAAGTTTCAATTTTCCAACAGATGTAATGCTCTGGGGCCAGAGACTCAATGTGGCAACTCGCTTGACTTCATTTCCAAGCAACTCAAGTTCATTCTACTCCTTAGAGATCCAACACAACAGGATTGCTTTGTACCTGCATTCTGGTGAGTGGAACTATTCCTACTGGGAGTTTAAGCCTTCCATGAACAGGAACATCACATTTATCAAGTTGGGTTCAAAAGGCTTAGATTTATTTagtgataaatataaaaaaatcgcGCAGATCACATCACAAGAAAATCAACTTCTAAGATTTTTAGCGCTGGGAAACGCGACAGGAAATTTGGGGCTATATTTTTATTCAccagaagagagaaaatttgagGCCTCTTATCAGGCACTCAATACCACATGTGATCTTCCTCTGGCTTGTAAACCTTATGGCATTTGTACATTCTCCAATGCTTGTTCATGCATTGGGCTTTTAACAAATGCAAAAAGTCCCAATTGCAGTGGGGCAATTTCTGGAGGGTTCTGTAACATTAGTCAGGTGGAGATGGTTGAATTAGGGGGTGTTAGTAGTGTGCTGCAGGGTGTTCCTAAAATGGTTAATGTTAGCAAAGAAGATTGTGAAAAGTTGTGTTTAGATGATTGTACATGTGCAGCTGCATTATATTACCtacaagaatgctatctttatgGGCTAGTTATGGGAGCTAAACAGGTTATAAGGGGAGCTGGATTTACTTATATGGTTAAGGTTCCAAAGGGAACTCATGGCAGTCATGGTAAGTCTAATGTCAAGAAATGGGTTTTGGTCATGGTAGGAGTGGTTGATGGATTGATTATTGTACTTATTTTGGGAGGCTTTGGTTACTGCTTCgtacaaaaaagaaggaaaaacttGCTGAATACTGATAGAAATTAG
- the LOC115952417 gene encoding uncharacterized protein LOC115952417: MLLQLHRTITSSLTRYLYHRHKHLRTVPTISRQISLPFSSLRSMKNSRGQDSNSSPKPSIHNSSISYDPAVKTDESLLPTQFGKKRKHSNGKRLQLGQSNSKHVAGTNFADCSEVLPEVKPFDMCLSGSRSSATSTGCLNEKWNEMGHIVEGTEQRILRPGMVLLKRYITLSEQVEIVKKCRVLGLGQGGFYQPGYQDGAKLRLQMMCLGLNWDPETRKYKEQRVFDGSKAPAIPHEFSLLVKRAIQDAHALIKKEYKVSNVEDILPSMSPNICIVNFYTTHGRLGHHQDRDESRESLLKGLPVVSLSVGDSAEFLYGDQRNVDKAEKVLLESGDVLIFGGKSRHIFHSVASIIPKSAPRALYEETSLRPGRVNLTFRQF; encoded by the exons ATGCTTCTACAGCTCCACCGTACAATCACCTCGTCATTGACGAGGTATCTCTATCATCGTCATAAACATCTTCGTACGGTTCCGACTATTTCCCGCCAAATTTCCCTGCCGTTCTCATCGCTAAGGAGCATGAAGAATTCGCGAGGACAAGATTCTAATTCAAGCCCTAAACCTAGTATTCACAATTCCTCGATTTCCTATGACCCTGCTGTAAAGACT GACGAGTCATTACTGCCTACTCAATTTGGGAAAAAGCGCAAGCATTCTAATGGCAAAAGACTCCAACTTGGACAAAGCAATTCAAAACATGTGGCTGGTACCAATTTTGCTGATTGTTCCGAGGTTTTGCCTGAGGTGAAACCATTTGATATGTGCCTATCTGGAAGCAGAAGTTCTGCTACATCGACAGGTTGTTTGAATGAGAAGTGGAATGAAATGGGGCACATTGTGGAAGGGACAGAGCAAAGAATATTGAGACCGGGGATGGTTCTACTAAAACGATACATCACCCTCAGTGAACAG GTTGAAATAGTAAAGAAATGTAGAGTACTTGGTCTTGGCCAAGGGGGATTTTACCAGCCAGGTTATCAAGATGGGGCAAAACTTCGTCTGCAGATGATGTGTCTTGGCCTGAACTGGGATCCTGAAACCAGAAAGTATAAAGAACAACGGGTTTTTGATGGAAGTAAGGCACCTGCCATTCCACATGAGTTTAGTCTGTTGGTTAAAAGAGCAATTCAAGATGCGCATGCCCTCATTAAGAAAGAATATAAAGTTAGTAATGTAGAAGATATACTCCCTTCAATGTCTCCGAACATATGCATTGTCAACTTTTATACTACCCACGGGAGACTTGGTCACCACCAG gatcgTGATGAAAGCAGAGAGAGTCTCCTCAAGGGATTGCCTGTTGTCTCCTTATCTGTTGGTGATTCAGCAGAATTCCTGTATGGCGATCAGAGGAATGTGGATAAGGCAGAGAAAGTTCTGCTAGAATCAGgagatgttttgatttttggtggTAAATCTAGACATATATTTCACAGTGTAGCATCTATCATACCAAAGTCGGCACCTAGGGCCTTGTATGAGGAAACTAGTCTTCGTCCTGGCCGTGTCAACCTTACCTTCAGACAGTTCTGA
- the LOC115952225 gene encoding alanine--glyoxylate aminotransferase 2 homolog 2, mitochondrial-like, translating into MQGILTRRVFSRKISLCSQRCFSQLAQKTASLQENDVTVPKMPPFDYSPPPYNGPTVDEIMAKRKAYLSPSLYHLYKKPVNVVDGKRQYLFDDEGRRYLDGFGGIATVGCGHCHPDVVEAIVNQTKRLQHSTVLYLNSAIADFAEALASKLPDNLNVVLFTNSGTEANELALMMAKLYTGSHDIISLRNGYHGNAAGTMGATGQSVWKYNVVQSGTHHALNPDPYRGVFGSDGEKYAKDVQDLIEYGTSGNVAAFVSETIQGVGGIVELAPGYLPPVYSSIKKAGGLCIADEVQAGFARTGSHFWSFEAQGVTPDIVTMAKGIGNGIPLGAVVTTPEIAKVLTRRNFFNTFGGNPVCTAAGLAVLRVIEKENLQENAHVVGSYLKDRLTALKNKYEIIGDVRGRGFMLGVELVTDRQLKTPAKAETLHVLDQMKELGVLIGKGGIYSNVFRITPPLCFTKEDADFLVDAMDYSVSKM; encoded by the exons atgcagGGAATTCTAACGAGAAGGGTATTTTCGAGAAAAATTTCCCTGTGCTCACAACGCTGCTTCTCTCAACTAGCCCAGAAGACCGCCTCTCTTCAAGAAAATGATGTCACTGTTCCGAAAATGCCCCCCTTTGATTACTCTCCTCCGCCTTATAATGGTCCCACCGTCGATGAGATCATGGCCAAGCGAAAAGCTTATCTCAGCCCTTCATTGTATCATTTATACAAGAAACCT GTGAACGTGGTAGATGGGAAGAGGCAGTACTTGTTCGACGATGAAGGGCGGCGATACCTGGACGGTTTTGGAGGAATAGCTACCGTGGGTTGTGGCCACTGCCACCCGGACGTGGTGGAGGCTATTGTCAATCAAACCAAGCGCTTGCAACACTCCACCGTCCTCTACCTCAACTCCGCCATCGCTGACTTTGCCGAGGCCCTTGCTTCCAAGTTGCCCGACAATCTTAAC gtgGTGTTGTTTACGAATTCTGGGACGGAAGCGAATGAGTTGGCTTTAATGATGGCGAAGTTGTATACAGGGTCCCATGACATAATATCACTTAGAAACGGGTACCATGGAAACGCAGCTGGAACTATGGGGGCCACAGGACAGAGCGTTTGGAAATACAATGTTGTTCag TCTGGAACCCATCATGCCTTGAATCCAGACCCGTACAGAGGTGTTTTTGGTTCAGATGGAGAAAAGTATGCCAAAGATGTCCAAGATCTCATTGAATATGGAACTTCTGGCAATGTTGCTGCTTTTGTATCTGAAACAATTCAG GGAGTGGGGGGGATTGTAGAATTGGCCCCTGGTTACTTGCCTCCTGTTTATAGCAGTATAAAGAAAGCAGGAGGCCTTTGTATTGCTGATGAGGTTCAGGCTGGTTTCGCTCGCACTGGGAGCCACTTTTGGTCGTTTGAGGCTCAAGGGGTCACGCCCGACATTGTGACAATGGCAAAG GGCATTGGAAATGGAATTCCCCTTGGGGCAGTGGTAACCACACCTGAGATTGCAAAGGTCCTGACTCGCCGCAATTTCTTCAACACCTTTGGTGGGAATCCAGTATGCACTGCCGCAGGACTTGCAGTTTTGAGGgtgattgaaaaagaaaatcttcaGGAGAATGCACATGTTGTGGGGTCATACTTGAAAGACAGACTAACTGCACTAAAGAACAAATATGAAA TTATCGGGGACGTTAGGGGAAGAGGATTCATGCTAGGAGTTGAACTTGTCACTGATCGCCAGctgaaaactcctgcaaaggcTGAAACTTTGCATGTATTGGACCAGATGAAAG AATTGGGAGTATTGATAGGGAAAGGCGGAATCTATTCAAATGTATTTAGAATCACACCTCCCCTCTGCTTCACCAAGGAAGATGCAG ATTTCCTTGTAGATGCCATGGATTACTCAGTTTCTAAGATGTGA